The Montipora capricornis isolate CH-2021 unplaced genomic scaffold, ASM3666992v2 scaffold_492, whole genome shotgun sequence genome includes the window GAAAATTGCTTTCCTTGCCAAGCCGGCCCCAAAAATCCATGTACATTTTCCCTGATTAGCCGTTAAGTCCAGGTTGAGTAGATGGCGATTTTTGCCAGTCGCCAGAGCTTGTGGAGAACCCTGCTTGTAAACCTTCATTTCCTTGCactatttttactgttttatttgaaatttcttttggGCCGGCTATAAGCCGCAGGAACTCAAAGGATGGCCTACTTGATCAAGAAAAACACTCATGTTGTAATCAACTGCTGAGTGTCATTCTGTCTTGTTCGTACTCATGATCAACATGCAACAGAGAAAACATCGTTTGATAATCTTGAGGGGTGGCTCTTAAGTAAATAAAAGAAAGACCATGGCTGCTAAGGAAGCTGtttttagtcaagagccctTAAAATAGGTTGCATGGATGATGGTTCTTTtcagtaactttttcaatggaaactGATATCATTTCAATCAGAAGGTGCATGCGCAACTGatcccagtcctctgccgtgcATTTCAGAGAAAAACAGGTAAAAGgtctcaggaaacgaaaggaagaggcagTTTGTTCATCGGATGGGAAaagtcccatcatttttcgtctctttggaactgatattttgaaaagtgtatcagaGGAGGGCCTTACAACGTCATAATTCTTTTGGAGAAATAAttccttttaaaatccatgctacagattttgtgttaaaatgttctcatactgttacgttaaaaatttgtgaaattttaaacatactATTAGCTAaatcgctgagtttttaggcattttctgttttaatcACATgcttttccaaatatggttgtgagtcaaaCCCGACAAAGGAATGTTAAATGGAACACACTTGGCAAATAAAGATAACTGTAGAGTTTAAGGAATTCGAGACATGACTATAGGAATGGGTCCATAGCAATGGTTTGATAGTTAAAAGCCACCCCCTTTTGTAACGAAAATAACGTCCCAAATCTGTATGTTTGCTAAAGCAAGAGCTTGGTGAAGTAAAACAGTAACTATTTTGATATGTTCAtttgaaattatatttttatGACCAGTACATTGTTAACATGGCACAAAATAATTTGTGACTCACATGTACGTACAGAAGTATGTCCAATGAGTTACTTTAAATACAGCTTCATTTAAAAGGGGACAAAGAAAGCTGTTCGGGATACTGAATATCCAAATCTCAATCATCTTCCAGTAAAGATCATTGTTGTTAATgtcaacaaaaatgttggtAGCTTAAATACCGATGGGTTCAACATCAACTGCTGTGAGATCAGCTCTATTCAACTTACACAAGAATAATGTTTAATGTTGCATGCATAAAGTGGAAAGACGTTATTTATGaccacaataataattatggtgTTCGTTAGTCTAAGATCAACTTGTAGGAACAGGAACAAACAATTTGTTAAGGATCAAGGTAAACACTGAACAGACCAGATGCACTCCACAAAGTCTTCATACATTCTCGCTTGAACTGAAAATGGTTCTATCCTCTTCCATAACCAAGATGCTGGCACGTAATCGCAGTATTCATAGTCCTCCTGAAATCGTTACAACTGTTGTGGATGGTTGGTAGGGCCAGACTAAAAAAACACGAGTCTGCATCTGGGTATACCATAGTGGTGAATCTGATGCTTAACTTACAAGAAGGGAGATAAGGATGTCCTGCCACAAACTGAACCATCTGAGCAAGTGCTGGGGGAGCTTAGTGATTCATCTGGAACCTCATCTGTCACTGTAAACAGAAATACAGTGCATGCCATAACCTGTTTGAGATAGCTTAAAACCTGCTCAGAGAGGCATTCCTAAAATATTAACTCGATGTaccctcaaacgccctaggacataCCGGGATATTATCAGTAGGCGAGTAAAATCGTGTGGTCAATGGATTAATACTGAATTTAATAGCTGGAGGATAGAAGGTCATGATACCGGATATCTTTGGTTTAAGGGTTTTGACCTTATAAGTTCAtttctttcacaaaaataaccttcacatttattttactttcttgAAGCATTCATAGAACTTTCTTGAGGAGCAGCCATGAAATTAATCATTTACAGGAAAAATTATTGATGTTTTGCTTTCTTGTAAATGTGAGCTGAATCCAAGTGCAGCTTAAGATTAGATGGTATTTTGTACGGCTCATTAGGGGTGCATTTGATTTGCTTTACTCTGGAATAAGAATGCAAAGCTTTAGTATAAAAAATAACCCCTATGATAATTTTCACTATTGTTTCCTGACAAAAGTTTATGGAAACATTTCATAGAAAACATCTATCTTATGTACTTCAAAAGAAAAATCTAGAGGTTATTCAAATTACTTCTTATTGTTGATTAATGTTCCCCTTTCTGAAGTcagacaaacaaaagaataataccATACACTATTATGTACCGCCGACCAGCTGGCTGAATTGggtcatcgtcattatcataatcatcaATCCTCTATTTTAAAACGGAATCCAATCACTAATTACAGTGCTCTCCAACTATGCTTCGAATTAACAAATGCTAAAAACAGGAAAGCTAATTACTATACTGAAAGCATTTAAGATTTGTGGCCTGCTTAGCCTATGGACATGGTCAGACTATTCCAGATTACGACACACCTATATTAAAAGCTCTTTGGTAATTAGCTATAAACTCTAGACCATTATCTGAATAAAGAATTTCTAGTATTCCATGCCTTCACATGTGCTGTTGTAGACAATTGATCAGTGTGGTACTCGTACCGTCTTTCAACTGTGTCAGTTCAAAATACTTGGAGTAACAATTCACAAGCACTGTGAGGACTGCTGTGAGGACCGCGATGAAGTCTGGAAAAATAGatcaaagattaaaaattaaggtAACCATACGGATGCTTATATAACTGAGGACTTTGCTAAAGCTATTCAGGAAGAGCGCAAAATTTTGATCAAAGCAATGTTGAAAGCGAGGAATGAGCATGGAATACGTGATGCTAAAGTTGTCGGAAGATTTTTATTCATCCACAATGAAAACTACAACCATCAAAATTTTCCAGATTTTCTAAGATAATCTTTTGTgatgttttctcttcttctttcaaCAGTAGAAAACCccgtcaatttgcattttttttcttagtttttcaaaatggctgttAATGAACCCTTTTTCGTGAATAACAATCGAAGATGTCAAGAGTCCACTCTACAATGCTTTTTATTGTATGTGTTAATGTTCTTTGTGTAATTTTCCGATCCATTActttttcttcaaatatgttagtttttctttttttcgtgctatttttcttttcaatttggaTCTTTTGTTACTTTTGTCACACTCTAATCCCTCTGGCCTGCAACACGCATTACTTTTGTAATCAACAATGAATCTCAGTATTTGCTCTCTTAATGTAAGAGGACTGAAAGGTGGATAAGAGGAGTGGAAGAAACGACCTTCGAAAAAACCGCCAATGCCGGAAATGCAGGCGTCGGTGCAGAAACGAACAGTCGTGTCAATCCAAGGAGAGGAACGTAAAAGAGAGACTCCATTGTAAACGGCTAGAAACTCGTTCCACCAGCGCAGATCGGCTAGCAGGGCGGACCTGGGAGTGAAGCGGGAAGATTTGTGGGGTAGGCGACGGAGGTCAGAAAGCATTCGCTGCATGAAAATTTTTCCGGGGCTGATACAGGCGCAGATATAGGAAAGTTTGCCAATGAGTGACTGTAAATCAGATTTTGTGGTGCGTGGGGAACTGAGCCAAAGACGAATGAGGGCGGAGGCACGTGACAGCTTGTCTTCAGGAACTTCCAGAGTCATAGTAACAGTATCGTAAATGAGGCCGAGGAAGACCATTCTAGTTGAAGGAGGGCAATCTTTTCCCGGGGAGGATTCCAGACCCAAGCGGTTGAAAAGGGTTTCAAGTTCCTGGAAGGCTTGAAGAGCGTCGTCGTGCGAGGACTCTACGCCACCAAAGTCATCGATGTAATTCACGCACTGGTGATGATAAACGGAATAGAAAATGTGCGCAATCGCGTTGGTAGTACGTTGGCAAGCGAGGGTGGCTGAACGAAGGCTGAAGGGAAGAACCAGATCAAAGTATAAAAGGTCATTCCAGTGGTAACCGAGTAAATTGTAATCCCTAGGATCAACAGGGATTTGACGATATGCGCGCTTCAAATCCTtcttaaaaaggaaacaacCTGGGCCCTTGGCGATGATGAGATCGACAAAGTCAGCGGAGCGAGGAAGAGAAAGATGAAAAGGTTCGTCCAGAAAAGAGTCTTTGGGGATGCCGTCATTAACGGAGGCTCCGGGGGGAAAGCTCAAATCCAAAACGACGCGACGCTTACAGTCATCTTTGGGGACAGTTTGCAGCGGTGAGGTTTGGAGCGGCGACGGGAAAGGGTTCTGGAGAAATGGTCCAGCGGTGGCCCCATGAGAAATTTCGGCTGCGATGAAGGAGTTAATAGCATCTGGGAAACGGATTGCAGAGGAGTGGTTAGACTTGGAAGGTGTAGGAACGGAACTGGAGCGGTAGTTGATGGGCCAAccaaatgcgaaaaaaagggccaCTACAGAATCGGAGTACTTGTCGAGAGCGGATTTCCGCGAAGGAATATTCAATTTCAAAGGAACGGGAACACGAGCTCCGAAGGCGTTGGGGAAGGACGACTTGGAGCAAAGGATATGGCGAACAACGGCTCACCAGACAGCAAAACGGAAACGGGCGAGACTTCGAAGGTAACGGAGCAAAAGGTGAGGTCGAAGATAATGGAGAGTGTTCGGGAGAGTTAGGAGAGATGACTAGTCAATCAGACGTGGGTGGTGTGGGACGGTTTGAAGAAGGTGGTGGTCGAGTAGGACAGAGATGCAATAGTATGATCAGAGAGTTTGCAGTAAGTGCAGATGTGTTCCACACCCGGATGGTGACTGGTGTTGTGACAAGTGCCAGTGCAATTCCATTCGCGGCCATATAACCGTGAGCGGTTGCTGGGACCTGGGACTATGGCATTATTTGCTGACGGTGTTGTGTTGGGAAGTCGCTGAGATTCTGTGATGTTGAATCGCTCTATCTCGCTGAAATCATCGCCCCAGTTGGCGAGGCCGGCCTTGATATGATCTAACACGGCGGCGTGAAAGGAAAGAACAGCGGGCCAATTATACTTTGAAGCGAGACGCATTAAGGACATCAGATGTCGCGTCATGACGGATTGTTTCTCAGGTGGTTCGGAATTAACAATGTCTAAATAACCGTAAACAAATTCAGAAGTTGTAAGATCTTTAAACTTTTTCCTGGCAAGACCAAATGGGACATGCAAATGAGGCCATTCTTGCCGTGTGTTGTGGTCAAGTTGACCTTGGGACTTACCGGCATTGTGTCCGGAACGAACGGTGTCGAGCGAAGGAATCGCTGCCAGTTTAACACTGCTAGGAGACGATAGCGATCGGGCCTTGGCTTGAGCTTCCAGTTCCAAGACTTGGATTTCCAGACGCTGTTTCTCTATTTGAAGTTTGAGTAGCTCCAAATCCTGGGAATTTCCCAGCATGGAGACCGGCGAGCCACGTGGTAGAGTGAGGTCGTCTTGAGGCAAATTTTTTGCACTTGGAGCGCTGTGAGGCGGCTGACTCAGTGAAGGGAGGTCGTAAACAAAACCCGTCAGTAAGGTAGGTGCCTTGACCTTGCGTTTACCGGTGGCAGAAGCCATGCAGAAAAGGTAAGAAAAGGAGCCACGTTGAACGAACGACTCGAACGAAAAAACGAGCTAAACAAAACGATCATATTACACTGAAATTGACAAGCTGGCCAACGCGTGGAGTCCTGGGGCTAATTAAGTTATTCCCCTAGGAATATTAACCGGTAGGGATCGTAAGTATCATAAGTATTGTAGGTAGGGATCGTTAGTATTGTACTTATAGTAAGTAttgttaaaagaaaataaaaataaaaaacaacccACAAGCACAACAAATTTTCCTTGGGGCAACACAAACAGGTCTGCTGCTAAAACTTGCCACGGTCTATTGGGTACCGGGTGGGGTAACAAAGGCTCTTTGACTTGGCAGTTTCGGTACTTGTTGCAAATTTCACACTTGGCCACTTTCTCTTTGGTCTGCTCGCATACTCCAGCCCATGCAATAGACAGTTTCTCTGGCTCTGTTGAGACATTTCTCTCCTCCCAAATGGCTGCTATGGATCTTGTCAAGTATCTCACTGCGCAAGCCAGAGGGCGGAATAAGACGATCCCTGTTCATGAGTAAGCCATCACAAATACACAGGTCATCCCTAAAGTTCCAGTTCTTTCTTAACTGCGGAGCCAATTCTGCCCGATTCTCTGGCCATCGACTTAAAACTACTTCTCTAAATCGGTACAAGACTGGGTCACTAGCAGTCTTTCTCTTCCATTCGTCTCCTTTCTGCTTCGAGATCTTGATTAGTAAATGTACTTCAAACTCTTCAGTGCTTAATGTCGACTCACTCTGACTGGCTCGGCTTAGGGTATCTGCAATGAGCAATTGATTACCAGGTACATAATTCACTTTGAGGTCATAGTGTTGAACTCGAAGCATGCGCTGAGGTGAATTAGACAACGGCGTCTTAAACAAACTCTCCAGAAGCTTGTGCTCGGTTTCTACAGACACTTGATTTCACATAAATGTATTGGTGAAACGTGTTGGTACCACATACAATAGCAAGcatttctttttcgattttagCGTAATTACGCTGTGCACTGTTCAATGCTCTTGAAGCATAAGCCTCTGGCTGCATTCCTTGTAGTAAACAGGGACCAAGACCCTACGAGGATGCATCCTTCGAGACTGTGACATCTACATTGACATAATTGACTTCAGAACTGGTACTTGCATGATGCTATTAACCAATTCTTGATATGCTTTCTGTTGCCTCTTCATCCAGTGCCACTCAACTGATTTCTCTAGTAGCTCTCTTAGACGCTTATTGATGTCAGCTAAATGAGGAATAAAATTATGCAAGTAGTTCACCATACGCATGAATTTCTGGAGAGATGATTTATCATGAGGTACTGGCATACTTAAAATGGCTTGAACTTGGTCTGGACTAGGCCTCAAGCTATCAGTTCCAAACACATGTCCCACATGTGTGACCTCTTGCTTGTGGAACTTAAAACTTCTCATTGAACCTCAAATCAGTTTCCTCTGCCCTCTGCAACACCTTCTCCAAAGTGAGGTTATGCTCTTGTACATTCTTGCCCCACACTAATAAGTCATCAACCATCACCTCACGTTGATCTATGTCCTCAAACATCTCAGTCATGGCTCTTTGGAATATTTCAGGGACTGACACCAAAACAAAACGGTaacctttcaaatttcaaactgcCAAAAGGTGTGTTGAACGTGGTAAGCCAGGTGCTTTCCTCTGCTAGCCTGGTAGAATCCCGATGTGGCATCCAGTGTTGAGAAAACCATCGCTTCTGAAAGAGTTGGCGGTACTTCTTCCACTGTTCTGAGTGGATAATGTTCTCTCTTCACCGCCTTATTTAAATCCACCGGATCAAGACAAATGCGAACATCACCATTTGGCCTCTTCACTACTACAATCGGACTCTCCCATTTTGTGGGCTGTTCAACCTTAGTTATGATGCCCATTCTTTCCATTCTGACCAGTTCAGCTTTCACTTTGTCCCTTAACATGTATGGGGTTCGCCTTGGCGGGTGGACTACCGGGGTGACACTTGCATCAATCCTTATCTCATATTCAAGAGTGCCATTACCACTGAACTGACCTCGGTACCTCTTGAGTATTTCAGGTTGGGTATCTCCATCACCCCTTCACCTAATGGTAAACAGTCTCGTTACTAGATTTAACTCTGTGGCAGTCTTCAACCCCACAACTGGCATGAGATCTCCGTCAACCACCTGAAACTCCATCACATGGTATCGATCTTAGTACAAAACTACCACGTCAGT containing:
- the LOC138036632 gene encoding uncharacterized protein translates to MRSFKFHKQEVTHVGHVFGTDSLRPSPDQVQAILSMPVPHDKSSLQKFMRMVNYLHNFIPHLADINKRLRELLEKSVEWHWMKRQQKAYQELVNSIMQRMLRVQHYDLKVNYVPGNQLLIADTLSRASQSESTLSTEEFEVHLLIKISKQKGDEWKRKTASDPVLYRFREVVLSRWPENRAELAPQLRKNWNFRDDLCICDGLLMNRDRLIPPSGLRSEILDKIHSSHLGGEKCLNRARETVYCMGWSMRADQRESGQV